One Syntrophales bacterium genomic region harbors:
- a CDS encoding LysM peptidoglycan-binding domain-containing protein, which yields MDSSLVDYEKDPSKNKNSAEVENEKDIMEEALVLLDESHKYWAKGELDDALQMLDQAYALLLDTNGNPEIARQKDDLRLIISKRILAVYNSFPTAAKGKRGEIPLISNADVEKEIRSFQNYERDFFISSYYRSLIYRPKISAELKKAGLPDELSWLPLVESGFKINALSSARALGLWQFIPSTGYKYGLNRDDWVDERMDIEKSTRAAIAYFKDLHAMFGDWLTVLAGYNCGEGRVARTIASQQINYLDRFWDLYQKLPNETARYVPRFIATLLVVKDPAKYGFDFTAEKSKYDVSAYETVETTKSMRLQDIAAKLEVSEENLIILNAELRLKTTPNKPYKLKVPSGNADKLLQLAADIPNADIPRASSRTVKGVFIKYKVRRGETLGYIAEKYRTSVSSIRSANKLSNRGLYAGQKLNIPITKTSVSTTSVSSSVTAKASVHKVKKGDTLAKLSDTYHVSVADLKKINNLKKDVLKIGQTIRLSQKEEKDSKKASIPQKGKAEAKTYKVKKGDNLARIAKEKGVALQKLLTLNKLTLKDDIYPGQEILVQ from the coding sequence ATGGACTCTTCTCTTGTAGATTATGAAAAAGATCCCTCGAAGAATAAAAATTCAGCGGAAGTTGAGAATGAAAAGGATATCATGGAAGAGGCGCTTGTTCTTTTGGACGAGTCGCACAAATACTGGGCAAAAGGCGAGCTGGACGATGCCCTGCAGATGCTCGATCAGGCGTATGCCCTGTTGCTCGATACCAACGGCAATCCTGAAATTGCCAGGCAGAAGGACGATCTTCGCCTGATAATTTCCAAGAGGATTCTCGCCGTTTATAATTCCTTTCCCACTGCCGCCAAGGGGAAGCGCGGGGAAATACCTTTAATATCCAATGCCGACGTTGAAAAGGAGATACGTTCCTTTCAAAACTATGAGCGCGATTTTTTTATATCCTCTTATTACCGCTCCCTTATCTATCGCCCGAAAATTTCGGCGGAGCTCAAGAAAGCGGGATTGCCGGATGAGCTCTCCTGGCTGCCCCTCGTGGAAAGCGGCTTTAAAATAAACGCCCTTTCTTCTGCAAGGGCGCTGGGTCTATGGCAGTTCATCCCCTCGACCGGCTACAAGTACGGTCTGAATCGGGATGACTGGGTTGATGAACGGATGGATATTGAAAAATCCACGAGGGCGGCAATTGCGTATTTCAAAGACCTCCATGCGATGTTCGGAGACTGGCTTACCGTTTTGGCCGGATACAATTGCGGGGAGGGACGGGTCGCGCGCACAATTGCCTCTCAGCAGATAAACTACCTGGATCGCTTCTGGGATCTATATCAGAAACTGCCCAATGAAACTGCGCGCTATGTTCCCCGGTTTATTGCGACGCTGCTGGTCGTTAAAGACCCCGCAAAGTACGGGTTCGACTTTACAGCGGAAAAGAGCAAATACGACGTGTCCGCCTATGAAACGGTTGAGACAACCAAGTCAATGCGTTTACAGGACATTGCGGCAAAACTGGAAGTATCGGAAGAAAACTTGATTATCCTGAATGCCGAACTGCGGCTTAAAACAACTCCGAACAAACCGTACAAGTTGAAGGTCCCGTCAGGCAATGCCGACAAACTCCTGCAGCTTGCCGCCGACATTCCCAATGCCGACATTCCCCGCGCCTCTTCCCGGACGGTAAAAGGCGTTTTCATAAAATACAAGGTGCGCAGGGGAGAAACCCTGGGATACATCGCAGAAAAATACAGAACATCCGTAAGCTCAATACGTTCCGCCAACAAGTTGTCCAATAGAGGATTGTATGCCGGGCAGAAATTGAATATCCCGATTACGAAAACGAGCGTTTCGACAACTTCTGTAAGTTCTTCGGTGACTGCCAAGGCGAGCGTCCATAAAGTCAAGAAGGGCGATACCCTTGCGAAACTTTCCGATACCTATCACGTTTCCGTGGCCGATCTGAAGAAGATCAACAATCTGAAGAAGGATGTCTTGAAGATCGGACAAACCATCCGGCTTTCACAGAAGGAAGAGAAGGACTCGAAAAAAGCGTCGATTCCCCAGAAGGGCAAGGCGGAAGCCAAGACATACAAGGTGAAAAAGGGGGATAATCTTGCCAGGATAGCAAAAGAAAAAGGGGTTGCCCTCCAGAAGTTGCTGACCCTAAACAAGCTGACCCTCAAGGACGATATCTATCCAGGTCAGGAGATACTTGTTCAATAG
- the ybeY gene encoding rRNA maturation RNase YbeY → MTVSLHNKQKKETINKSRLRRSLKRLLKELKRENGEVSVLIVDDAQIQAINRDYLDRDRPTNVISFAMTEGEGGDIHPEVLGDIIISAETAARDAACAELPLMDELEFLLIHGILHLLGYNHENTLPEEVARMKVKEDELFFLLRNYRLD, encoded by the coding sequence GTGACGGTTTCGCTTCACAATAAACAGAAAAAAGAAACGATCAATAAAAGCAGGCTCCGTCGGAGTTTAAAGAGACTTCTGAAGGAACTTAAGCGGGAAAACGGCGAAGTGAGCGTCCTTATCGTGGACGATGCACAGATACAGGCCATAAACCGCGACTATCTCGACCGGGACCGGCCGACCAATGTCATCTCTTTTGCGATGACGGAGGGCGAGGGGGGGGATATTCACCCTGAGGTATTGGGGGATATCATCATTTCGGCAGAAACGGCCGCGCGGGACGCCGCTTGCGCGGAGCTGCCGCTAATGGACGAGCTGGAATTCCTGCTGATCCACGGCATTCTGCACCTGCTTGGGTATAACCACGAAAATACCCTTCCGGAGGAAGTGGCGCGGATGAAAGTAAAAGAGGATGAATTATTTTTTCTGTTGAGAAATTACCGTCTGGATTGA
- a CDS encoding PhoH family protein: MKKTTAPEILEKLSFSDNDSLRTLCGEHDRNLRLIEKLAAVKIAVRGNAVVLGGDKSLILHAKNLFLQLYEITSKGYNIFPLDIEQAHKILAEDSHADLEKIFLDTIFISSKKRIITPKSLSQKSYIDAIRTSDMVFGIGPAGTGKTYLAMAMAVAALMEKKVSRISLARPAVEAGEKLGFLPGDLAEKVNPYLRPLYDALFDMIDFDRAQALIHKGVIEVAPLAFMRGRTLNDSFVILDEAQNTTPEQMKMFLTRLGYGSKAVVTGDITQIDLPPDKVSGLVQAKNLLNRIEGIRFIYFSDRDVVRHPLVQQVIRAYDQGEQKSGRKKP, encoded by the coding sequence TTGAAAAAAACGACAGCGCCGGAAATTCTGGAAAAACTGAGTTTTAGCGACAATGATTCCCTGCGCACGCTGTGCGGAGAGCATGACCGGAACTTAAGGCTGATTGAAAAACTCGCGGCGGTAAAGATCGCCGTTCGCGGCAATGCCGTTGTTCTCGGCGGTGACAAATCTTTAATCCTGCACGCTAAAAATCTCTTTTTGCAACTCTATGAAATAACGAGCAAAGGTTATAACATTTTTCCGCTCGACATCGAACAGGCCCATAAAATCCTTGCGGAGGATTCCCATGCTGACTTGGAGAAAATATTTCTCGATACGATCTTCATCTCTTCGAAAAAACGCATTATCACCCCCAAAAGCCTCTCGCAGAAAAGCTATATAGACGCGATCAGAACCTCCGATATGGTCTTCGGCATCGGACCGGCGGGAACCGGCAAGACCTACCTGGCAATGGCCATGGCCGTCGCCGCATTAATGGAAAAGAAGGTAAGCCGCATCTCGCTTGCCCGCCCAGCCGTGGAAGCCGGAGAAAAACTGGGCTTCCTACCCGGCGATCTTGCCGAAAAGGTCAACCCATATCTCCGTCCCCTGTATGACGCCCTGTTCGACATGATTGATTTTGACAGGGCCCAGGCGTTGATCCACAAGGGCGTAATCGAGGTCGCACCGCTTGCCTTTATGAGGGGGCGCACGCTGAACGATTCCTTTGTCATTCTCGATGAAGCCCAGAACACAACCCCCGAGCAGATGAAGATGTTTTTGACGCGACTCGGTTATGGGTCAAAGGCAGTTGTTACCGGCGACATAACCCAGATCGATCTCCCCCCGGACAAGGTTTCGGGACTCGTCCAAGCTAAGAATTTGCTGAATCGCATCGAGGGAATACGTTTCATCTATTTCTCCGATCGGGACGTGGTGCGTCATCCTCTCGTACAGCAGGTAATTCGCGCTTACGATCAGGGGGAGCAAAAGAGCGGGAGGAAAAAACCGTGA